The following are from one region of the Polyangiaceae bacterium genome:
- a CDS encoding FHA domain-containing protein, whose translation MSERSDTQASPPTPVRLRWRRHELLLTTGTYLVGRDSSCHILLEEPRVSRRHARVSVDGAVVFIEDLGSMNGLLVNGVRVVQKRALFDGDWITIAGEELEVCIGDTHRARHRSDTVDELTSVPPSSPQDTDRKISEPPSDAEPTQRSRSLEILGSIADRAIETGKLKDAEDMLKTTLLDILQEASAGHVVEADAREFCLSYALKLSEETSHPRWFEYCIDLLRALRLPCGEDLAGQLRTTLRRIGNVDASRLEAWANLLRNADSVSARSVQRVETLVAEARAHQK comes from the coding sequence CCGACACGAGCTGCTCTTGACGACGGGGACCTATCTCGTGGGCCGGGACAGCTCGTGCCACATCCTGCTGGAGGAGCCGCGGGTCTCGCGCCGCCACGCGCGGGTTTCCGTCGACGGCGCGGTGGTGTTCATCGAAGACCTGGGCAGCATGAACGGCCTGTTGGTCAACGGTGTGCGCGTGGTGCAGAAGCGGGCGTTGTTCGATGGCGATTGGATCACCATCGCCGGGGAAGAGCTCGAGGTATGCATCGGTGATACGCACCGCGCACGCCACCGGTCGGATACCGTGGACGAGCTGACCAGCGTTCCCCCCTCCAGCCCGCAAGACACCGACCGCAAGATCTCCGAGCCCCCCTCGGACGCCGAGCCGACGCAGCGAAGCCGCTCCCTCGAGATCCTCGGCAGCATCGCAGACCGCGCCATCGAAACCGGCAAGCTGAAAGATGCCGAGGACATGCTCAAGACCACGCTGCTCGACATCTTGCAGGAAGCGAGCGCGGGACACGTTGTGGAAGCGGACGCCCGCGAGTTCTGCCTGAGCTACGCCCTGAAGCTCTCCGAGGAGACGTCTCACCCGCGCTGGTTCGAGTACTGCATCGATCTGCTGCGCGCCCTGCGCCTCCCCTGCGGCGAGGACCTCGCGGGTCAGCTCCGGACCACGCTCCGGCGCATCGGCAACGTGGATGCCAGCCGTCTGGAGGCCTGGGCGAACCTGCTACGCAACGCCGATTCCGTCAGCGCCCGCAGCGTGCAACGGGTGGAAACCCTGGTCGCCGAGGCCCGGGCTCACCAGAAGTGA